In Mycoplasmopsis phocirhinis, the DNA window AGTAATTTTATCTACTATATTGTTTTCTTTTTTATATTTAGCAACTTTAATTTTATTTGGTTGTAAATACATATCAAGAAATCTATTATTCACAAGCGCTGCTTCTTTAGCAACATCAGCTATATCATCTAATAAAGCAAAAAAGCGATTAATTGTATCATGACCTAATTCGGGACGTGCCATTTCACGACCACGGTATTTTAAACTAACTTTTAAGCGGTCGCCATTTAATAAGAATTCTCTTGCTTTACGAGCCTTAACTTGTAAATCGTGTTCGCCAATCATTACAGTTAAACGAATTTGACGATTTTGAATAATAGTTTGCTTTTCCTTGGCAGCTTTTTGTTTTTTCTTACGATCATATTTAAATTTTCCATAATCTAAAATACGAGCAATAGGTTTAGGTTCAACACTAATTAGAACTAAATCCATACTATATTCACGGGCAATTTGAATTGCCTCTTTGGTTGGTTTTACACCAATTTTTTCGCCGTCAGGTCCAATTAAAAAAACTTTGGCAAATGGAATATTTGAATTAATCATATGTTCAGCTGCTGGTTTTTTATTTCTAGTATTTGCTGGTTGTATAGTAACTCCTTTATAATAGATAAATATGTTAATTTTGAACTACAGATAAAATAAATTTTAATTGTAGCTAAAACCCAAGACTATATGGTCATCAGGTGAGATTAAATCTACTTTCTGCAATTAAATATTGCTAATAAATTCTAACACATTTGTTTTAAAAATCAAATTTAAATTCACAAAAATTAAATAATATTTTTTGTTCAATTTTACAAAACAAACGTTACTAAAATTGTGTCATTTTGTTTAATTATTTCATAACTAAATTCATCTTGATGTTGGTTTAAATATTTAATAACCTCATTCCACAAATTATTATCTTCACTGTCAACAAACACCAATTCTACGTCATTTAAACCTAATTCTCATATATAATCTAATTCTCTTTGCATTGCTTTTATTGCGTGAGAAAAATTATTGTGGCTTGATAAAATTATTTGTTTCATACTCTCCTTTATTTTCATTTTTTATTTAATATTCACGCATAGATGCGCTTAATTCTTGAAGCAGTGTAGCGCTTAGACACACACGCTTGAATAAAATCATCGTAATTAGAATGATATATATTTTTTAAAAATAAATTTTCAATTCCTTCGCTTATTAATTGAATTTTTTTAAGTTTAGTAAGTGGCGTTGATAATAAAATTTTTTTAAATTTTAAATAATCATTTTCAATAAAACGACCTTTTTTAATTTTCATGGGGCTATAATGCGAAATATCTTCATTTTTTTTTATTTTTTGACGCAACAACGAAGCTGAAGCGTATTGATTTAATGTTAGTTGTGAGTGAAAATCTATATTGCGCTTAATTGAAAAAATTTTGATATTTAAATTATTGTTAATGATTGTTTTGACATATTCAAAACCTAAAATATCATTAGGCAAAGTATAATTTTTGCCACTAATTTGTTTTAGTGCTAATGCAAAAGCTTTAGGATAAGCTAATTTTTC includes these proteins:
- a CDS encoding nucleotidyltransferase, with product MVGIVAEYNPFHNGHIRQINWIKQNFPNEKIVVVMSDKFSQRGEYTITSFFKRKQIAKKYGVSKVIKLSFEQSVQAAHIFAYNAIMRLNQVGVDKIVFGSESNDVQQMIDLATYLNNHLDLFNQHIRYFLKKEKLAYPKAFALALKQISGKNYTLPNDILGFEYVKTIINNNLNIKIFSIKRNIDFHSQLTLNQYASASLLRQKIKKNEDISHYSPMKIKKGRFIENDYLKFKKILLSTPLTKLKKIQLISEGIENLFLKNIYHSNYDDFIQACVSKRYTASRIKRIYAWILNKKWK
- the infC gene encoding translation initiation factor IF-3 is translated as MINSNIPFAKVFLIGPDGEKIGVKPTKEAIQIAREYSMDLVLISVEPKPIARILDYGKFKYDRKKKQKAAKEKQTIIQNRQIRLTVMIGEHDLQVKARKAREFLLNGDRLKVSLKYRGREMARPELGHDTINRFFALLDDIADVAKEAALVNNRFLDMYLQPNKIKVAKYKKENNIVDKITTQHEDNSKSSLDEQE